A window of Coturnix japonica isolate 7356 chromosome 2, Coturnix japonica 2.1, whole genome shotgun sequence contains these coding sequences:
- the AGR2 gene encoding anterior gradient protein 2 homolog has product MEKSYVSVFLLLVAISCVLAKDIGKKETKETKPKLPQTLSRGWGDQLIWTQTYEEALFRSKNSNKPLMIIHHLDDCPHSQALKKVFAEHKEIQKLAEKFILLNLVYETTDKNLAPDGQYVPRILFIDPSLTVRADITGRYSNRLYAYEPSDISLLYSNMQKALKLLKTEL; this is encoded by the exons ATGGAGAAGAGCTACGTGTCCGTGTTCCTGCTGCTCGTGGCCATCTCCTGTGTTCTGGCAAAAGATATAGGCAAGAAGGAGACGAAGGAGACTAAACCAAAACTGCCTCAAACACTCTCCAgag gCTGGGGGGACCAGCTCATCTGGACTCAGACGTACGAGGAAGCTCTATTCCGCTCAAAGAACAG CAACAAGCCCCTGATGATTATCCACCACCTGGATGACTGCCCACACAGCCAAG CACTCAAGAAGGTCTTTGCTGAACATaaggaaatacagaaactgGCTGAAAAATTCATTCTCCTGAACCTTGTG TATGAAACCACAGACAAGAACCTTGCACCTGATGGCCAGTACGTCCCTCGGATTTTGTTCATTG acCCTTCCCTGACTGTGAGAGCAGACATTACTGGAAGATACTCAAACCGTCTCTATGCATATGAGCCCTCAGACATTTCTCTGT tGTATTCAAATatgcagaaagcactgaagCTGCTGAAGACTGAGCTGTAA